A single region of the Lepus europaeus isolate LE1 chromosome 1, mLepTim1.pri, whole genome shotgun sequence genome encodes:
- the LOC133767070 gene encoding protein mago nashi homolog — MESDFYLRYYVGHKGKFGHEFLEFEFRPDGKLRYANNSNYKNDVMIRKEAYVHKSVMEELKRIVDDSEITKEDDALWPPPDRVGWQELEIVIGDEHISFTTSKIGSLIDVNQCKDPEGLRVFYYLVQDLKCLVFSLIGLHFKIQPI; from the coding sequence ATGGAGAGTGACTTTTACCTGCGCTACTACGTGGGTCACAAGGGCAAGTTTGGCCATGAGTTCCTGGAGTTTGAGTTCCGACCCGATGGGAAATTGAGATACGCCAACAACAGTAATTACAAAAATGATGTCATGATCAGAAAAGAGGCTTATGTACATAAAAGTGTGATGGAGGAACTAAAGAGAATAGTTGATGACAGTGAAATTACCAAAGAAGATGATGCTTTGTGGCCTCCTCCTGACCGAGTGGGCTGGCAGGAGCTTGAAATCGTTATTGGTGATGAACACATTTCTTTCACAACATCGAAAATTGGTTCCCTTATTGATGTCAATCAGTGCAAGGACCCAGAAGGCTTACGAGTATTTTATTATCTTGTCCAGGACCTGAAGTGTTTGGTCTTCAGTCTTATTGGATTACACTTCAAGATTCAACCAATTTAG